From the genome of Perca fluviatilis chromosome 1, GENO_Pfluv_1.0, whole genome shotgun sequence, one region includes:
- the LOC120570741 gene encoding uncharacterized protein C1orf100-like encodes MAGSGVALRLHEFRELEDCRQPDDLKSSRLGRDVRGLYPGQLGRVHIVHSKDCGYSVPGGPSRSLRESPDPPCGNYQQSFDVRTLRALSVLRQCPAVPEQRPPQTAYQEHFQSPLFPR; translated from the exons ATGGCAGGATCTGGTGTTGCTCTGCGGCTGCATGAATTCAGAGAGCTTGAGGACTGCAGACAGCCAGatgacttaaa ATCGTCTCGTCTGGGGAGAGATGTACGTGGATTGTATCCAGGACAGCTGGGTAGAGTCCATATTGTCCACTCAAAGGATTGTGG ctacagtGTTCCCGGTGGACCCTCTCGGTCCCTCCGCGAGTCCCCTGACCCTCCGTGTGGAAACTACCAGCAGAGTTTTGACGTCCGCACCCTGAGAGCGCTGTCTGTCCTCCGTCAGTGCCCGGCTGTCCCGGAACAGCGCCCCCCTCAGACGGCCTACCAGGAGCACTTTCAGTCTCCTCTCTTTCCGCGGTAG